One Candidatus Auribacterota bacterium genomic region harbors:
- a CDS encoding sodium:solute symporter family protein: MQGIYWGGLWWMVAFYAIVFWVGVYYSRRRDTGTTSDLLLAGRNMPLWIALCTMTATWVCGGYINGTAENIYKNGITWGAQGGLCYSLSLILGGVFFAKIMRRLEFTTLLDPFERRFGKGMAAALFFPALAGEIFWSAAILLALGTTFGTILNLDLTTSIVLSAGVVIGYTTVGGLWSVAYTDVVQLAFIFVGLVVAIPFAVVHVGGFAEMAVRYRAMGGSFTSILPPIRGLSHNAAWTLPRVLNWWDWSFLLILGGIPWNVYFQRVLAVPNAKIAQRFSIYAGFLCALMAVPPLIIGIIGSVFPWKTLGLGIEYPAMVLPYVLRYLTPYWIGVIGLGAVAAAVMSSVDSSFLSASAMFTWNWYWRIINPDASERSLRVTLRISTVVIGAAATLMALRIKSVQALWYLCSDFVYVILFPQLTMALFCKSANRPGSIAGLVVSFALRFGGGDPLLRIPRIIPYPWWDPVAGTLFPFKTIAMLSGLLTIYVVSRLTCRRFPPRPLQLSSQIIIDEHR, encoded by the coding sequence ATGCAAGGAATCTACTGGGGCGGCCTGTGGTGGATGGTGGCCTTCTACGCGATCGTGTTCTGGGTGGGCGTGTATTACTCGCGCCGGCGGGACACCGGAACCACCTCCGACCTGCTCCTCGCGGGAAGGAACATGCCGCTCTGGATCGCCCTGTGCACGATGACGGCGACCTGGGTCTGCGGCGGTTACATCAACGGCACCGCCGAGAATATCTATAAGAACGGAATCACCTGGGGAGCGCAGGGGGGGCTCTGTTACTCTCTCAGCCTAATCTTGGGGGGAGTCTTCTTCGCGAAGATTATGAGGCGCCTCGAGTTCACCACGCTCCTCGACCCATTCGAGAGGCGCTTCGGCAAGGGAATGGCAGCGGCTCTGTTCTTCCCCGCGCTCGCCGGCGAGATATTCTGGAGCGCGGCCATCCTCCTCGCCCTCGGAACGACGTTCGGTACGATATTGAATCTGGATCTGACAACCTCGATCGTCCTCTCAGCCGGTGTCGTCATCGGCTACACGACCGTCGGGGGTCTCTGGTCGGTGGCGTACACGGATGTAGTTCAGCTCGCGTTCATTTTTGTCGGCCTGGTTGTCGCGATCCCGTTCGCGGTGGTCCATGTCGGCGGGTTCGCGGAGATGGCGGTCCGTTACAGGGCCATGGGTGGCTCCTTCACATCGATCCTGCCGCCGATCCGCGGTCTTTCGCACAACGCCGCCTGGACGCTGCCTCGGGTGCTGAACTGGTGGGACTGGTCATTCCTGCTCATCCTCGGCGGGATACCGTGGAACGTCTATTTCCAGAGGGTGCTCGCCGTCCCCAATGCGAAAATTGCTCAACGGTTTTCAATCTATGCCGGTTTCTTGTGCGCGCTCATGGCAGTGCCGCCGCTCATCATCGGCATCATCGGCAGCGTGTTCCCCTGGAAGACGCTGGGCCTCGGGATTGAGTACCCCGCAATGGTCCTCCCCTATGTCCTTCGCTATCTGACACCCTACTGGATCGGCGTCATCGGCCTCGGCGCGGTCGCGGCAGCGGTCATGTCTTCTGTTGACTCATCGTTTCTCTCCGCGTCGGCGATGTTCACATGGAACTGGTACTGGAGGATCATCAATCCTGATGCGAGCGAGCGTTCCCTGCGGGTCACACTCAGGATTTCCACAGTCGTCATCGGCGCCGCCGCGACGCTTATGGCACTCAGGATAAAGAGCGTTCAGGCGCTCTGGTACCTCTGCAGCGATTTCGTGTACGTCATCCTCTTCCCGCAATTGACGATGGCCCTCTTCTGTAAATCCGCGAACCGGCCGGGTTCGATTGCAGGATTGGTGGTTTCGTTCGCCCTGCGTTTCGGCGGCGGCGACCCTCTCCTGCGCATCCCGCGGATCATTCCCTACCCCTGGTGGGACCCGGTTGCGGGCACGCTCTTCCCATTCAAGACAATCGCCATGCTGAGCGGTCTCTTGACCATCTACGTAGTTTCGAGGCTCACCTGCCGTCGCTTTCCGCCACGCCCACTTCAACTTTCATCACAGATAATCATAGATGAACACAGATAA
- a CDS encoding inosine/xanthosine triphosphatase yields MIINVGSLNRVKRGAVEEVCRELFGDVTIRHYGVDSGVAHTPSTDEEILRGAARRAEGAFRASRADLGIGLEGGIAPGPYGPLLKGWVAVFDGTDTFVGSTPGMPFPRHLLERVSAERELASVMDEVSGKEDVRSKEGAFGILTRNRITRLQSFKLALYCALAPIANREMYREINPKSQIPNPKI; encoded by the coding sequence ATGATTATCAACGTCGGTTCGCTCAACCGGGTGAAGCGCGGTGCGGTGGAAGAGGTATGTCGCGAGCTCTTCGGTGACGTGACCATCAGGCATTACGGGGTTGATTCGGGGGTCGCGCATACCCCCTCTACCGATGAGGAGATCCTGCGCGGCGCGGCCCGCAGGGCCGAAGGGGCATTTCGCGCCTCAAGGGCTGACCTGGGAATCGGGCTGGAGGGCGGAATCGCACCGGGTCCGTATGGCCCTCTGCTCAAGGGATGGGTGGCTGTTTTTGACGGCACGGACACATTTGTCGGTTCGACGCCCGGGATGCCCTTTCCCCGCCATCTCCTGGAGAGAGTGAGCGCGGAGAGGGAACTCGCCAGCGTCATGGACGAGGTGAGCGGGAAGGAAGATGTGCGTTCGAAGGAGGGGGCTTTCGGAATTCTCACCCGCAATCGCATCACTCGGCTGCAGAGCTTCAAGCTCGCGCTCTACTGCGCCCTTGCGCCAATTGCGAATAGAGAAATGTACCGGGAGATAAATCCAAAATCCCAAATCCCAAATCCCAAGATTTGA